In Blastopirellula sp. J2-11, a single genomic region encodes these proteins:
- a CDS encoding GntR family transcriptional regulator has protein sequence MITEKRLDQPVLMNASGKCYSALRKMLVCGQIPVGSRLAEVEWSQRLGAQRAALREAMALLAHDGLLTRRTTGGFFVPTLEEIRYEELIDARIVLELGAIDISFAPGAARKDLAPLHKICDTMEDLHHSGLTMGFCESDFLFHQKLLELSENEILVKMFSHSAQHIYFLAPVPDDVRVQKEIGVIQEHRQILADLHDGNIQAASDLLRRHIARTKDLLRSAIGGDPHD, from the coding sequence ATGATTACTGAAAAGCGACTCGACCAACCTGTTTTGATGAACGCGAGCGGAAAGTGCTATTCCGCGCTGCGCAAGATGCTGGTGTGTGGCCAGATCCCTGTGGGGAGTCGTCTGGCCGAAGTGGAGTGGTCGCAGCGGCTAGGCGCCCAAAGAGCCGCTTTGCGCGAAGCGATGGCCCTGCTGGCGCATGACGGACTATTAACGCGGCGGACGACAGGCGGCTTTTTTGTGCCGACGCTCGAAGAGATTCGGTATGAGGAATTGATCGACGCGCGGATCGTCCTGGAACTCGGCGCGATCGACATCTCCTTTGCTCCCGGCGCAGCGCGAAAAGACTTAGCCCCGCTGCATAAGATCTGTGACACGATGGAAGACTTGCATCACTCTGGATTGACCATGGGGTTTTGCGAGTCGGACTTCCTCTTTCATCAGAAGTTGCTGGAACTCTCGGAAAACGAGATTCTGGTCAAAATGTTCTCTCATTCGGCGCAGCATATTTATTTTTTAGCGCCGGTTCCGGACGACGTCCGAGTGCAGAAAGAGATCGGCGTGATTCAAGAGCACCGCCAGATCCTGGCTGATCTGCACGACGGCAATATTCAAGCCGCTTCCGATCTGCTGCGACGGCACATCGCTCGTACGAAGGATCTCTTGCGAAGTGCGATCGGCGGCGAT